A genomic stretch from Natronomonas gomsonensis includes:
- a CDS encoding Era-like GTP-binding protein, with amino-acid sequence MGLLTELKSSISRATSSLFAGSEPKRIGIYGPPNAGKTTLANRIARDWTGDAIGPESHVPHETRRARRKENVEIKRNGKSVTIDVVDTPGVTTKVDYKEFLEHDIEKDDAVRRSREATEGVAEAMHWLREDVDGVIYVLDATEDPFTQVNTMLIGIIESQDLPVLIFANKIDLEEASVQRISNAFPQHETVPLSALEGDNMDEVYDKIAEYFG; translated from the coding sequence ATGGGACTGTTAACCGAACTCAAATCGAGTATTTCCCGGGCGACGTCGAGCCTGTTTGCGGGCAGCGAGCCGAAGCGAATCGGCATTTACGGCCCTCCGAACGCGGGCAAGACGACGCTCGCCAATCGTATCGCTCGCGACTGGACCGGCGACGCCATCGGTCCCGAGAGCCACGTTCCCCACGAAACGCGACGCGCACGGCGCAAGGAGAACGTGGAAATCAAGCGAAACGGCAAGTCCGTCACCATCGACGTGGTGGACACACCCGGCGTCACGACGAAAGTCGACTACAAGGAGTTCCTCGAACACGACATCGAGAAGGACGACGCCGTCCGTCGCTCCCGTGAGGCGACCGAAGGGGTCGCCGAGGCCATGCACTGGCTTCGGGAAGACGTCGACGGCGTCATCTACGTCCTCGACGCCACTGAGGACCCGTTCACGCAGGTGAACACGATGCTCATCGGCATCATCGAGAGCCAGGACCTGCCGGTGTTGATTTTCGCGAACAAAATCGACCTCGAAGAGGCAAGCGTTCAGCGAATCAGCAACGCGTTCCCCCAACACGAGACGGTTCCGCTGTCGGCGCTGGAGGGTGACAACATGGACGAAGTGTACGACAAAATAGCGGAGTACTTCGGGTGA
- a CDS encoding type 1 glutamine amidotransferase has translation MRPRIALLDASHGDPNTPRNFRRELDADLSVFGVSEGRFPEGYGFDGIVVSGSRSSVYDDEPWIEATREWVRGAIERDLPALGICWGHQLLADALGGTVEPMGEYELGYRTVEHAGDDIFEGVPESFTVFTTHSDAVTELPDGADRIAENDYGIHGFRHDRVWGLQSHPEYDPETAEDVVRGKDHLPEEKIESVCTDITEERYAEALAAKDIFENFRRAVTHRPEPAADD, from the coding sequence ATGCGACCACGTATCGCGCTGTTGGACGCCTCCCACGGTGACCCCAACACCCCACGGAACTTCCGACGGGAACTCGACGCCGACCTCTCGGTGTTCGGGGTTTCAGAGGGACGGTTCCCCGAGGGGTACGGCTTCGACGGCATCGTCGTCTCCGGGTCGCGGTCGTCGGTGTACGACGACGAACCGTGGATAGAGGCGACCAGAGAGTGGGTTCGCGGCGCAATCGAGCGAGACCTGCCGGCGCTCGGCATCTGTTGGGGCCACCAGTTGCTCGCCGACGCCCTCGGCGGCACCGTCGAACCGATGGGCGAGTACGAACTTGGCTACCGGACCGTCGAACACGCCGGCGACGATATCTTCGAGGGTGTCCCCGAGTCGTTTACCGTGTTCACGACCCACTCGGATGCGGTGACCGAACTCCCCGACGGGGCAGACCGAATCGCCGAAAACGACTACGGCATCCACGGCTTCCGTCACGACCGCGTGTGGGGACTGCAGTCCCACCCCGAGTACGACCCCGAAACCGCCGAGGATGTCGTCCGCGGAAAAGACCACCTTCCGGAAGAGAAAATCGAGTCCGTCTGTACCGACATCACCGAGGAGCGCTACGCCGAGGCGCTGGCGGCAAAGGATATCTTCGAAAACTTCCGACGTGCGGTAACTCACAGGCCCGAACCCGCTGCGGACGACTGA
- a CDS encoding Zn-ribbon domain-containing protein, which translates to MPHQCTGCGHTFADGSKEMLSGCPECGGNKFQFHPEGEPVPEHPEETPSREEPPDPPETPDSSVAETVGRATTKVRDFVSTTPESPAESPDPNAKWPSEAEASSSGTDASSTPESNASSTTESDGEIIDADARRKQRETDDEDLAQASARSDVVSSTELSESERDDDTDDGGLADVEPEAEGRVVSEPSGDDPDLTELREQLNDQFESIKIVEPGQYELNLMELYDREEYIIALQENGRYVIQVPEQWMGDEPGDR; encoded by the coding sequence ATGCCACACCAGTGTACCGGATGCGGCCACACGTTCGCCGACGGCTCCAAGGAGATGCTGTCGGGCTGTCCGGAGTGTGGCGGCAACAAGTTCCAGTTCCATCCGGAAGGTGAGCCGGTTCCGGAGCATCCCGAGGAGACGCCTTCGCGTGAAGAGCCGCCGGACCCACCGGAGACGCCGGACTCTTCGGTCGCCGAAACGGTCGGTCGCGCGACGACGAAAGTTCGGGATTTCGTCTCCACGACGCCTGAATCCCCAGCGGAATCCCCCGACCCGAACGCCAAGTGGCCGAGCGAAGCCGAGGCTTCGAGTTCGGGGACGGACGCCTCCTCGACGCCGGAGTCGAACGCTTCCTCGACGACCGAGTCGGACGGCGAAATCATCGACGCGGACGCCCGCCGCAAACAGCGGGAGACCGACGACGAGGACCTCGCACAGGCCAGCGCCCGGTCCGATGTCGTCTCCTCGACTGAACTCTCCGAATCGGAGCGCGACGACGACACCGACGACGGGGGGTTGGCGGACGTCGAACCCGAAGCCGAGGGCCGGGTCGTCAGCGAACCGTCCGGCGACGACCCCGACCTCACCGAACTTCGCGAGCAACTGAACGACCAGTTCGAATCAATCAAAATCGTCGAACCCGGCCAGTACGAACTCAATCTCATGGAACTGTACGACCGCGAGGAGTACATCATCGCCCTCCAGGAGAACGGCCGCTACGTCATTCAGGTGCCGGAGCAGTGGATGGGCGACGAACCGGGCGACCGCTGA
- a CDS encoding acyl-CoA dehydrogenase family protein, translating to MLDYVNLEADLTEEERMVRDTARDFVEDRVKPDVGEHWIEGTFPKELITEMGELGFYAPNLEGYGLPNLSERAYGILMQELEAGDSGLRSMASVQGALVMYPIHSFGSEEQKEEYLWDLGSGEKVGCFGLTEPEHGSNPSAMETHAEADGDGYVLNGAKTWITNSPISDVALVWAKDRSDDDDTVRGFLVDTDKAGVTTNKIDEKLSLRASITGEIHLDDVRVEESDVLPGVEGMKGPLSCLTQARFGIAWGAVGAARDCFETARQYATDREQFGGPIARFQLQQDKLAEMATQITLAQLLIYRLTDLKERGELRPEHVSMAKRNNVRMARNQSRIAREMIGGNGITADYSPMRHMTNLETVYTYEGTHDIHTLILGSDLTGFQAFQ from the coding sequence ATGCTGGATTACGTGAACCTCGAGGCGGACCTCACCGAAGAAGAGCGGATGGTCAGAGACACCGCTCGTGACTTCGTCGAGGACCGCGTCAAGCCCGACGTCGGCGAACACTGGATTGAGGGCACCTTCCCGAAGGAACTCATCACCGAGATGGGCGAGTTGGGCTTTTACGCGCCGAACCTCGAAGGCTACGGCCTGCCGAACCTCTCTGAGCGCGCCTACGGCATCTTGATGCAGGAACTCGAAGCCGGCGACTCCGGACTCCGCTCTATGGCCTCCGTCCAGGGCGCCCTCGTCATGTACCCGATTCACTCCTTCGGCAGCGAAGAGCAGAAAGAGGAGTACCTCTGGGACCTCGGGTCGGGCGAGAAGGTGGGCTGTTTCGGCCTCACCGAACCCGAACACGGCTCGAACCCCTCGGCGATGGAAACCCACGCCGAAGCCGACGGCGACGGCTACGTCCTCAACGGCGCGAAGACGTGGATTACGAACTCCCCCATCTCCGACGTGGCTCTCGTCTGGGCGAAGGACCGCTCCGACGACGACGACACCGTCCGCGGATTCCTCGTCGACACCGACAAAGCCGGCGTGACGACGAACAAAATCGACGAGAAACTCTCCCTTCGCGCCTCGATTACGGGAGAAATCCACCTCGACGACGTGCGCGTCGAGGAAAGCGACGTGCTCCCGGGCGTCGAAGGGATGAAGGGACCGCTGTCGTGTCTCACGCAGGCGCGGTTCGGTATCGCGTGGGGCGCCGTCGGCGCGGCACGGGACTGCTTCGAGACGGCACGGCAGTACGCCACCGACCGCGAGCAGTTCGGCGGTCCCATCGCACGGTTCCAACTCCAACAGGACAAACTCGCGGAGATGGCCACCCAGATTACGCTGGCACAACTTCTCATCTACCGGCTGACCGACCTCAAGGAGCGCGGCGAGTTGCGGCCCGAACACGTCTCGATGGCCAAACGCAACAACGTCCGCATGGCTCGCAATCAGTCACGCATCGCTCGTGAGATGATTGGCGGCAACGGCATCACCGCCGACTACTCGCCGATGCGGCACATGACGAACCTCGAAACCGTCTACACCTACGAGGGCACCCACGACATCCACACCCTCATTCTCGGCTCGGACCTCACCGGCTTCCAGGCGTTCCAATAA
- a CDS encoding alpha/beta fold hydrolase gives MPTVTTDGTTLYYELAGDGDDQPTVVFVPDAASGPWLWGWQAPSLTGPYRTLVYAPRGTDGSDSAAPYTVDRFAADLEAVLAAADVRRVHLVGAGLGAMVALRYAREYGRARSLALFGAAASGDRVDGETLATLHPADPTRLRESLSLAFSDRFFAETGLIDRIVEWRREEDATGEARTGHLEAVRSFEAGPPYELTLPTLVCHGVDDPVVSLDSGKELAEDLPRGRFEPVEGKRFCFVEHATAVTDAIADFIDETAADDG, from the coding sequence ATGCCGACGGTTACGACCGACGGGACGACCCTGTACTACGAACTCGCCGGCGATGGCGACGACCAACCGACGGTGGTTTTCGTCCCCGACGCCGCGAGCGGCCCGTGGCTGTGGGGATGGCAGGCGCCATCGCTGACGGGGCCGTATCGGACGCTCGTCTACGCGCCGCGCGGCACCGACGGCTCCGATTCGGCGGCACCGTACACCGTCGACCGGTTCGCCGCCGACTTGGAGGCCGTCCTCGCCGCCGCCGACGTTCGGCGCGTCCACCTCGTCGGCGCCGGCCTCGGGGCGATGGTCGCACTCCGGTACGCACGGGAGTACGGCCGCGCCCGCTCGCTCGCGCTGTTCGGGGCGGCCGCTTCGGGCGACCGCGTCGACGGCGAGACACTGGCGACGCTGCATCCCGCCGACCCGACGCGGCTTCGGGAGTCGCTGTCGCTGGCGTTTTCCGACCGGTTCTTCGCCGAAACCGGACTCATCGACCGCATCGTCGAGTGGCGCCGCGAGGAAGACGCTACCGGCGAGGCCCGCACTGGACACCTCGAAGCAGTCCGCTCCTTCGAGGCCGGTCCCCCGTACGAACTGACCCTGCCGACGCTTGTGTGCCACGGCGTCGACGACCCCGTCGTCTCGCTCGACTCGGGGAAGGAACTCGCCGAGGACCTTCCGCGGGGGCGCTTCGAACCCGTCGAGGGGAAGCGGTTCTGCTTCGTCGAACACGCCACGGCTGTGACGGACGCGATAGCCGACTTTATCGACGAGACGGCCGCTGACGACGGTTGA
- a CDS encoding helix-hairpin-helix domain-containing protein — MEREELETIPGVGAKTAERLTELDDPEAALAAGDVATLARAPGISDGRAARIARAAIRDRHGDDGDFLATARAREIYEDALGLLQERAVTHYAEKRLETLYPSASESRIEEVRAFASEAVEREPTPEVREALEGVEPLEAPRDVRVRDRCLATNDAETYSEAREAVPEMSVELVEDARGIADLARGYSTVVVLDAGFTGVEVDGDVRVEPNALEDPVSVVPERTLAFFARNRDRLRAAAAVHRAAGIDAPCDIETLDEALSRLNEDGTVAGDDDLEALEDAVSDLDAAVSMAEGVANDHLREAIEERDVTIEGTDLLSLVERGAGVDSLLERELADEFAAAVEAARDRFVDTLGVEDYESLARQAFGEEPTFPVEHDERVVERLREELTAERDRRAARLKRDLADDLGEMRDPAEELVDAALELDVELAIARFAEDFDCVFPTFEGRGFEIEGGRSPLLDVGFEAVEPVDYGVGGVALLSGVNSGGKTSTLDLVALVVVLGQMGLPVPAENVRLERFEALHYQAKTQGTLDAGAFESTLREFGSLVAGERTRLVLVDELESITEPGASAVIIAGILEALTESDSTAVFVSHLAGEIREAAAVDVTVDGIEALGLEDGELQVNRSPVKDHLARSTPELIVEKLAEEGTDDVFYRDLLEKFD; from the coding sequence ATGGAACGCGAGGAGTTGGAGACGATTCCGGGGGTCGGCGCGAAAACCGCCGAGCGCTTGACCGAGCTCGACGACCCCGAAGCCGCGCTCGCGGCAGGCGACGTGGCGACGCTGGCGAGGGCACCCGGCATCAGCGACGGGCGGGCGGCCCGCATCGCTCGCGCCGCGATTCGGGACCGACACGGCGACGACGGCGACTTCCTCGCGACCGCGCGTGCACGCGAAATTTACGAGGACGCACTCGGATTGCTCCAAGAGCGTGCGGTCACCCACTACGCCGAGAAGCGGTTGGAGACGCTGTATCCAAGCGCTTCGGAGTCGCGCATCGAGGAGGTTCGGGCATTCGCGAGCGAGGCCGTCGAACGCGAACCGACGCCGGAGGTCCGCGAGGCGTTGGAGGGCGTCGAACCGCTCGAAGCACCACGAGACGTTCGAGTACGGGACCGGTGTCTGGCGACGAACGACGCCGAAACCTACTCCGAAGCGCGGGAGGCCGTCCCCGAGATGAGCGTCGAGTTGGTCGAAGACGCCCGCGGCATCGCCGATTTGGCGCGGGGGTACTCGACGGTCGTCGTTCTCGATGCGGGGTTCACCGGCGTCGAGGTCGACGGCGACGTTCGAGTCGAACCGAACGCATTGGAGGACCCCGTGAGCGTCGTCCCCGAGCGGACGCTGGCCTTTTTCGCCCGCAATCGAGACCGACTGCGGGCCGCTGCCGCCGTTCATCGAGCCGCGGGCATCGACGCACCCTGTGACATCGAGACGCTGGACGAGGCGCTGTCGCGGCTCAACGAGGACGGAACCGTCGCCGGCGATGACGACCTCGAAGCCCTCGAAGACGCGGTTTCGGACCTCGACGCTGCCGTTTCGATGGCCGAAGGCGTCGCCAACGACCACCTCCGGGAGGCCATCGAGGAACGCGACGTGACAATCGAGGGGACAGACTTGCTGTCGTTGGTCGAGCGCGGCGCGGGCGTCGACTCGCTTCTCGAACGGGAGTTAGCCGACGAGTTCGCAGCAGCGGTCGAGGCGGCGCGGGACCGCTTCGTCGACACGCTGGGGGTCGAGGACTACGAATCGCTGGCGCGGCAGGCCTTCGGCGAGGAGCCGACGTTTCCCGTCGAACACGACGAACGCGTCGTCGAGCGGTTGCGCGAGGAGTTGACCGCCGAGCGCGACCGACGGGCCGCGCGGTTGAAGCGGGACCTCGCCGACGACCTCGGCGAGATGCGCGACCCCGCCGAGGAACTCGTCGACGCGGCGCTCGAACTCGACGTCGAACTCGCAATCGCCCGGTTCGCCGAGGACTTCGACTGTGTGTTTCCGACGTTCGAAGGCCGGGGATTCGAAATCGAAGGGGGTCGGTCACCGCTGCTCGACGTGGGCTTCGAGGCGGTCGAACCGGTCGATTACGGCGTCGGGGGCGTCGCATTGCTCTCGGGCGTCAACAGCGGCGGGAAGACGTCGACGCTGGATTTGGTGGCCTTGGTCGTCGTCTTGGGACAGATGGGCCTGCCCGTACCCGCCGAGAACGTCCGACTGGAGCGCTTCGAGGCGCTGCACTATCAGGCGAAGACACAGGGAACGCTGGATGCGGGTGCCTTCGAGTCGACCCTCCGGGAGTTCGGGTCGCTGGTCGCCGGTGAGCGGACCCGCCTCGTGTTGGTCGACGAGTTGGAATCGATAACCGAACCCGGGGCGAGCGCCGTCATCATCGCGGGCATCCTGGAGGCGCTGACCGAGAGCGATTCCACCGCGGTGTTCGTCTCCCACCTCGCAGGCGAGATACGGGAGGCCGCCGCTGTCGACGTGACCGTCGACGGAATCGAGGCCCTCGGCCTCGAAGACGGCGAACTGCAGGTGAACCGTTCGCCGGTCAAAGACCACCTCGCCCGGTCGACGCCGGAGCTCATCGTCGAGAAGTTGGCCGAAGAGGGCACCGACGACGTGTTCTACCGCGATTTGCTGGAGAAGTTCGACTGA
- a CDS encoding Cdc6/Cdc18 family protein, translated as MTDDDSNTSTDGGDSSAVPDDSDVGTSTTEESRVSTDDSASTGTDASESTDAATDEGEVQTSESEKTAPDDGDSPPEAEGSSLSGGVDAGVDTDTQGRSVDGFSGGVDLEDLDLDDADDEEADEASRGLFDDLLEGEPIFENKEVLRPSYTPRKLPHREEQINNMATILVTALRGETPSNILIYGKTGTGKTASAKFVSEELETTSEKYEVPCEVEYINCEVTDTQYRVLAQLANKFIEKNEAYIERRLDELDDLRDDAAADPAVLDDTEFDSVAAVETRIRDLEDDLEEFEPVPMTGWPTDRVYSTFFDAVDYHERVVVIMLDEIDKLVEKSGDDTLYNLSRMNSELENSRVSIMGISNDLKFTDFLDPRVKSSLGEEEIVFPPYDATQLRDILQHRSEISFKPDTLSDDVIPLCAAFAAQEHGDARRALDLLRTAGELAERDRTETVEEKHVRHAQEKIELDRVVEVVRTLPTQSKLVLYATILLEENGVHNINTGEVFNIYKRLCQEIDADVLTQRRVTDLISELDMLGIVNAVVVSKGRYGRTKEISLSVPLDETEAVLLSDSRVGEVEEAQPFVQARFDN; from the coding sequence ATGACAGACGACGACTCGAACACATCAACTGACGGAGGTGATAGTTCGGCGGTACCCGACGATTCGGATGTCGGTACCTCGACCACCGAGGAGAGTCGTGTCTCCACCGACGACTCGGCCTCGACAGGGACGGATGCGTCCGAGAGTACCGATGCGGCGACCGACGAGGGAGAGGTACAGACGTCCGAATCCGAGAAAACAGCCCCGGACGATGGGGATTCTCCACCGGAAGCGGAGGGGTCGTCACTCAGCGGCGGTGTCGACGCCGGCGTCGACACAGACACACAGGGACGCAGCGTCGACGGGTTCTCCGGGGGTGTCGACTTGGAGGACCTCGACCTCGACGACGCCGACGACGAGGAGGCCGACGAAGCCTCCCGTGGGCTGTTCGACGATCTCCTTGAAGGGGAACCCATCTTCGAGAACAAGGAGGTCCTCCGTCCCTCCTACACCCCGCGGAAACTTCCCCACCGCGAGGAGCAGATTAACAACATGGCGACCATCCTCGTCACTGCATTGCGCGGGGAGACGCCGTCGAACATTCTCATCTACGGCAAGACGGGGACCGGAAAGACCGCCAGCGCGAAGTTCGTCTCCGAGGAGTTGGAGACGACCTCCGAGAAGTACGAGGTTCCCTGTGAGGTCGAGTACATCAACTGCGAGGTGACCGACACCCAGTACCGCGTGCTCGCACAGCTCGCGAACAAGTTCATCGAGAAAAACGAGGCGTACATCGAGCGCCGACTCGACGAACTCGACGACCTTCGGGACGACGCCGCGGCGGACCCCGCCGTTCTCGATGACACCGAGTTCGACAGCGTTGCAGCGGTCGAAACGAGGATACGGGACCTCGAAGACGACCTCGAAGAGTTCGAACCCGTCCCGATGACGGGATGGCCGACGGACCGTGTGTACTCGACGTTCTTCGACGCGGTTGACTACCACGAGCGCGTGGTCGTCATCATGCTCGACGAAATCGACAAACTCGTCGAGAAGTCGGGCGATGACACGCTCTACAATCTCTCGCGGATGAACTCCGAGTTGGAGAACTCTCGCGTCTCGATTATGGGCATCTCCAACGATCTGAAGTTCACCGACTTCCTCGACCCGCGGGTCAAATCCAGTCTGGGCGAGGAGGAAATCGTCTTCCCGCCGTACGACGCGACCCAACTCCGGGACATCCTCCAGCACCGCTCGGAAATCTCGTTTAAACCCGACACGCTCTCCGACGACGTGATTCCGCTGTGTGCGGCCTTCGCCGCACAGGAACACGGCGACGCCCGTCGAGCGCTGGACCTGCTTCGAACCGCGGGCGAACTCGCCGAACGCGACCGTACCGAAACCGTCGAGGAAAAACACGTCCGTCACGCCCAGGAGAAAATCGAACTCGACCGGGTCGTCGAGGTGGTCCGGACGCTCCCGACCCAGTCGAAACTCGTCCTCTATGCCACCATCCTGCTCGAGGAAAACGGCGTTCACAACATCAACACCGGCGAGGTGTTCAACATCTACAAGCGACTCTGTCAGGAAATCGACGCCGACGTGCTCACCCAACGGCGGGTCACCGACCTCATCAGCGAACTCGACATGCTCGGCATCGTCAACGCCGTCGTCGTCTCGAAGGGTCGCTACGGTCGGACGAAGGAAATCAGCCTCTCGGTTCCACTCGACGAAACCGAAGCCGTCCTGCTGTCGGACTCCCGAGTCGGCGAGGTCGAAGAGGCCCAACCGTTCGTGCAGGCGCGGTTCGATAACTAA
- a CDS encoding ORC1-type DNA replication protein, producing MADDDMLSWDESVFRDEHVLELDYLPEAFLHRDEQMETLKYALRPAVRGSRPLNVMARGPPGTGKTTAVQKLFDELTSVSDIEVVRVNCQVDSTRYAVFSRLFEGLFDYEPPTSGISFKKLFGQITDHLVEEDEVLIVALDDVNYLFYEDEASDTLYSLLRAHEAHSGAKIGVIVVSSDLDLDVIEELDGRVQSVFRPEEVYFSAYGEREIVDILRERVERGFREGVVGTRVLDRVAEHTADSGGDLRVGIDLLRRAGLNAEMRGSTEVSVDDVDDAYEKAKYVHLSRHLRGLSESEAALVRVLAEHDGQRAGDVYEAFSETTDLGYTRYSEIINKLDQLGLIDAEYTNVEGRGRSRALSLSYDSDAILDRLEE from the coding sequence ATGGCGGACGACGACATGCTGTCGTGGGACGAGTCGGTGTTCCGCGACGAGCACGTCCTCGAACTGGATTACCTCCCGGAGGCGTTCTTACACCGCGACGAGCAGATGGAGACGCTGAAGTACGCCCTCCGGCCGGCGGTTCGCGGCTCTCGACCGCTGAACGTGATGGCTCGCGGGCCGCCCGGAACCGGCAAGACGACGGCCGTCCAGAAACTGTTCGACGAACTCACGAGCGTCAGCGACATCGAAGTCGTCCGTGTGAACTGTCAGGTCGACTCGACGCGGTACGCCGTGTTTTCGCGGCTGTTCGAGGGACTGTTCGACTACGAGCCGCCGACCTCCGGCATCTCGTTTAAGAAACTGTTCGGACAGATTACCGACCACCTCGTCGAGGAAGACGAGGTCCTCATCGTCGCGCTGGACGACGTGAACTACCTCTTCTACGAGGACGAGGCCTCCGATACGCTGTACTCGCTGCTGCGAGCCCACGAGGCACACTCCGGGGCGAAAATCGGCGTCATCGTCGTCTCATCGGACCTCGATTTGGACGTCATCGAGGAACTCGACGGCCGGGTACAGTCGGTGTTTCGCCCCGAGGAGGTGTACTTCTCGGCGTACGGCGAGCGCGAAATCGTCGACATCCTCAGAGAGCGCGTCGAACGCGGCTTCCGAGAGGGCGTCGTGGGGACGCGAGTCTTGGACCGAGTCGCCGAACACACCGCCGACAGCGGCGGTGACCTCCGGGTCGGTATCGACCTGCTCCGACGGGCCGGCCTGAACGCCGAGATGCGCGGGTCGACGGAAGTGAGCGTCGACGACGTCGACGACGCCTACGAGAAGGCCAAGTACGTCCATCTTTCCCGGCATCTTCGCGGCCTCTCGGAATCCGAAGCCGCCCTCGTCAGAGTGCTCGCGGAACACGACGGGCAACGCGCCGGCGATGTCTACGAGGCGTTCAGCGAGACGACCGACCTCGGCTACACTCGCTACTCCGAAATCATCAACAAACTCGACCAACTCGGCCTCATCGATGCCGAGTACACGAACGTCGAGGGGCGAGGACGTTCGCGGGCGCTGTCGTTGTCGTACGATTCCGACGCGATTCTCGACCGACTGGAAGAGTAG
- a CDS encoding RidA family protein: MERNRISTGTEWEPKVGYSRAMCVGDRILVSGTTATDEDGDPVAPGDPERQTRRALEIVVDAIEDAGGRREDVVRTRMYVVDADDWETIGEVHGEFFGDVRPASTMVEVSSLIGPEYVVEVEAEAVVGE; this comes from the coding sequence ATGGAACGCAACCGCATCTCGACGGGCACCGAGTGGGAACCGAAGGTCGGCTACTCGCGAGCAATGTGCGTCGGTGACCGAATCCTCGTGTCGGGGACGACGGCGACCGACGAAGACGGCGACCCCGTCGCACCCGGCGACCCGGAGCGACAAACCCGCAGAGCACTGGAAATCGTCGTCGACGCCATCGAGGACGCCGGCGGTCGTCGCGAGGACGTGGTTCGAACCCGGATGTACGTCGTCGACGCCGACGACTGGGAGACCATCGGCGAGGTTCACGGCGAGTTCTTCGGGGACGTACGGCCCGCCTCGACGATGGTCGAGGTGTCGAGTCTCATCGGTCCCGAGTACGTCGTCGAGGTGGAAGCCGAGGCCGTTGTCGGGGAGTAA
- a CDS encoding DUF7089 family protein: MFEPRELDGELEALREAEAPGAIVLDVEGDFETLPPEVAESLLPIVDSLDPLAYPEAWVPDDAPETLHRIAGGEFTIGAPGDGGVAWTRQTDPPVVFVKPRLEGSPQGFIDFLIANAVVEIEIGLPEQFLGFFEDRYVAFDETVPLSSADTYQLAAALFDAYVGLHTRDVFETWDEEYPGLYEEWVDAGKRLEPRLSGLSGDVANGRTDFADAAELACAAVKHDVEVPTPFSALNTSAYRDHGADFAVQWAEKTFEALGGD, encoded by the coding sequence ATGTTCGAACCACGTGAACTCGACGGAGAACTCGAAGCGCTCCGGGAAGCAGAGGCTCCCGGAGCAATCGTCCTCGATGTCGAGGGGGACTTCGAGACGCTTCCACCCGAAGTCGCGGAGAGCCTTCTCCCGATAGTCGATTCGCTGGACCCGCTTGCCTACCCCGAGGCGTGGGTCCCCGACGACGCACCCGAAACGCTGCACCGAATCGCGGGCGGGGAGTTCACCATTGGCGCGCCGGGCGACGGCGGCGTCGCGTGGACGCGACAGACCGACCCGCCGGTCGTCTTCGTCAAACCGCGACTTGAGGGGTCTCCCCAGGGGTTCATCGATTTCCTCATCGCCAACGCCGTAGTCGAAATCGAAATCGGCCTCCCGGAACAGTTCCTCGGATTCTTCGAGGACCGATACGTCGCCTTCGACGAGACGGTGCCGCTGTCGTCGGCCGACACCTACCAACTTGCCGCCGCGCTGTTCGACGCCTACGTCGGCCTACACACCCGCGATGTCTTCGAGACGTGGGACGAGGAGTACCCGGGTCTGTACGAGGAGTGGGTCGACGCCGGGAAGCGCCTCGAACCGCGACTGTCCGGCCTCTCCGGCGATGTCGCGAATGGACGCACCGACTTCGCCGACGCCGCGGAACTGGCCTGTGCGGCGGTCAAACACGACGTCGAGGTTCCGACGCCGTTTTCGGCGCTGAACACGAGCGCCTACCGCGACCACGGCGCCGATTTCGCAGTACAGTGGGCCGAAAAGACGTTCGAGGCGTTGGGCGGGGACTGA
- a CDS encoding DUF2073 domain-containing protein translates to MPEITTDDDGEGLGDGIQIDMISAERMQDMRTMEKIRLILDGVHDGNIVILEEGLEPEEESKLIEVTMSEINPDGFTGIEIETYPGGDGGDSGFLGRLMGKDEPNKLTVIGPANRIETLHKDETLISTLITRT, encoded by the coding sequence ATGCCCGAGATAACCACCGACGACGACGGCGAGGGACTGGGTGACGGCATCCAAATCGACATGATAAGCGCCGAGCGGATGCAGGACATGCGGACGATGGAGAAGATTCGCCTCATCCTCGACGGCGTCCACGACGGCAACATCGTCATCCTCGAGGAAGGGCTGGAACCCGAAGAGGAGTCGAAACTCATCGAGGTGACGATGTCGGAAATCAACCCCGACGGCTTCACCGGCATCGAAATCGAAACGTATCCGGGCGGTGACGGCGGCGACAGCGGATTTCTCGGCCGCCTCATGGGGAAAGACGAGCCGAACAAACTGACCGTCATCGGTCCGGCGAACCGCATCGAGACACTGCACAAAGACGAGACCCTCATCAGTACCCTCATCACGCGCACGTAA